One part of the Arachidicoccus terrestris genome encodes these proteins:
- a CDS encoding SET domain-containing protein, with protein sequence MIMPYLTIAHSGNKGRGVFTSETIAKDQIIEISPVVVLSAKDRKHIEKTELFNYIFEWGKSRKKAAVALGYVSVYNHSYNSNCVYEMDFDDKTITIKTVRPIAKGEELSINYNADPDDPTEVWFHHMIEHQ encoded by the coding sequence ATGATCATGCCCTATCTCACGATTGCCCATAGTGGCAATAAAGGCAGAGGAGTCTTTACCTCTGAGACCATTGCAAAAGATCAGATAATCGAGATTTCGCCGGTTGTCGTATTATCCGCTAAAGATCGCAAGCATATTGAAAAAACAGAACTATTCAATTACATTTTTGAGTGGGGAAAATCTCGTAAGAAAGCAGCTGTTGCACTGGGTTACGTATCCGTCTACAATCATAGTTATAATTCGAATTGTGTCTATGAGATGGATTTTGACGACAAAACCATCACCATTAAAACGGTTAGGCCCATTGCTAAAGGTGAAGAGCTTTCGATAAATTATAACGCAGATCCGGATGACCCAACGGAAGTGTGGTTCCATCACATGATTGAGCACCAATAG
- a CDS encoding transglutaminase-like domain-containing protein codes for MHLNAELSALFTLIDDPDEEIFHLISKRIVTYGREVIPCLEDLCEVTEDDKTQHRINEIIRQVHFDSLISEIQLWNAESTHDLLTGSHLIASYSYPNLSLDCLRQNVSLLKRDIWLETNNFLTSLETAKLVSKILFQFQKIQSERNNYQHLEHFCLHSILEKKKGNALSTGILYQHLCEALEIPIQLIAVPDQHILACFQRGFIEAPVNQPFQAQILFYIDATNGKLFSQYDLDKYFDQYHIPKKDIYFKPLTHQKIISNMATEVGKCYLSTRELDRKNDLDKIASLLTQGQN; via the coding sequence ATGCATTTAAACGCAGAGCTTAGCGCCTTATTTACATTAATAGATGATCCGGATGAAGAAATATTTCACCTGATCTCTAAGAGAATAGTGACTTATGGCAGAGAGGTCATTCCCTGCCTGGAGGATCTCTGTGAGGTAACTGAAGATGACAAGACACAACATCGCATCAATGAGATTATCCGACAGGTACATTTTGACAGCCTGATCAGTGAAATTCAGTTATGGAATGCAGAAAGTACGCATGACCTGCTAACGGGCAGTCATCTGATCGCCAGCTATTCTTATCCCAACCTTTCGCTGGACTGCCTAAGGCAAAATGTTAGCCTGCTTAAACGGGATATCTGGCTGGAGACCAATAACTTTTTAACGTCCTTGGAAACAGCTAAGCTGGTTTCCAAGATCTTATTCCAATTTCAGAAAATTCAGAGTGAACGCAATAATTATCAGCATTTAGAGCATTTCTGTCTGCACTCTATATTGGAAAAGAAGAAAGGTAATGCCCTTTCCACAGGCATCCTGTATCAGCATTTATGTGAAGCGCTGGAAATCCCCATTCAGTTAATCGCCGTGCCCGACCAGCATATATTGGCCTGTTTTCAACGAGGGTTCATAGAAGCTCCAGTCAACCAGCCATTTCAGGCACAGATCCTCTTTTATATTGATGCAACCAACGGAAAACTGTTCAGCCAATATGATTTAGATAAATATTTTGACCAGTATCATATTCCTAAAAAAGATATTTACTTTAAGCCCCTGACCCATCAGAAGATCATCAGCAACATGGCAACTGAAGTTGGGAAATGTTATTTGTCAACACGAGAACTTGACCGAAAAAATGATCTGGACAAAATTGCTTCACTTTTGACGCAGGGTCAAAATTAA
- a CDS encoding BRO-N domain-containing protein, with the protein MFEQKKVRTHWDEEQELWYISVIDVIEVLTGTDRPRKYWNDLKASPKKEGGELSEKIGQLKMIAPDGKMRSTDVADTEQIFRLIQSIPSPKAEPFKVWLAQLANERLDEMQDPEITIDRATDIL; encoded by the coding sequence ATATTTGAGCAAAAGAAGGTTCGTACACATTGGGATGAGGAACAAGAACTTTGGTATATTTCGGTTATTGATGTAATTGAGGTATTAACAGGAACGGACCGACCTCGGAAGTATTGGAATGACCTAAAAGCAAGCCCAAAAAAAGAAGGGGGTGAACTGTCCGAAAAAATCGGACAGTTGAAAATGATCGCACCTGACGGTAAAATGAGATCAACTGATGTCGCCGACACGGAACAGATATTCAGATTGATCCAGTCAATTCCCTCACCTAAAGCAGAACCTTTTAAAGTTTGGTTGGCACAATTAGCCAATGAACGTTTGGACGAGATGCAGGATCCAGAAATAACCATCGACAGAGCCACTGATATTCTTTAA
- the cobA gene encoding uroporphyrinogen-III C-methyltransferase has translation MQHSTLTLLGAGPGAPDLITLRGINALKTADLVLYDALVDPSLLHYCNSSCVKQYVGKRAGQHSYSQQEICEIIIRSSNHYKHIIRLKGGDAFVFGRATEEIEAAKSAGMNIEVIQGISSALAVPAAAMIPLTSRGVSQSFWVITGTTRSGQFANDLYLAAQSTATIVLLMAMNHLHEIMEIFIRHGKQSTPVAIIQEGCTPRQKIITGQVNNIADLARIKGLSNPAIIVVGKVVLNQRQIASVIDLKDAV, from the coding sequence ATGCAACATTCTACTTTGACATTACTTGGTGCGGGACCAGGGGCACCTGATCTAATTACACTTAGGGGAATAAACGCCTTAAAAACAGCTGACCTCGTGTTATATGACGCATTAGTCGATCCGTCCTTATTACATTATTGCAATTCTTCATGTGTCAAACAATATGTAGGCAAAAGAGCTGGACAGCACTCCTATTCGCAACAGGAAATTTGCGAAATCATCATTCGTTCGTCCAATCACTATAAGCACATTATTCGCCTAAAAGGTGGAGACGCTTTTGTATTCGGAAGAGCAACAGAAGAAATCGAGGCAGCAAAATCCGCAGGTATGAATATAGAGGTGATACAAGGTATTTCCAGTGCCCTGGCAGTACCAGCTGCAGCGATGATACCACTCACATCCAGAGGCGTCAGTCAGAGTTTCTGGGTTATTACCGGAACTACCCGGAGCGGGCAATTCGCTAATGATCTGTATTTAGCAGCGCAATCAACTGCTACCATAGTATTATTAATGGCAATGAATCACCTGCATGAAATCATGGAAATCTTTATCCGACACGGAAAACAAAGTACACCAGTGGCCATTATACAAGAAGGCTGCACGCCACGTCAAAAAATAATAACGGGTCAGGTAAACAATATTGCTGATCTGGCCAGAATAAAAGGATTGTCCAATCCTGCGATAATAGTTGTCGGAAAAGTCGTTTTAAATCAGCGGCAGATTGCTTCTGTCATTGATCTTAAGGATGCTGTTTAA
- the nirB gene encoding nitrite reductase large subunit NirB — MKKIIVIGNGMVGYKFCEKLVAKAVKGSYHMTVFGEESRPAYDRVHLTSYINGTSAAELTLASEAWYESHGIDLHLGDPARKIDRTAKTVVTEKGLELTYDILVMATGSAAMVPPIHGVEKTGVFVYRTIDDLDKIVGYAAGVKKAAVLGGGLLGLEAAKAMVDIGIEKTYVIEFAPKLMPRQLDDTGGAVLRSKLSALGLRVHTRKHTYQVLGKDRITGIQFVDESELSVDMLVISTGINARDELARDAGLPTGTRGGIVVDDTMRTEDPAIYAIGECAAHGGMIYGLVAPGYDMAEVAVTHIIMHHLDGEKKQRLFTGFDMSTKLKLIGVDVASFGDPFLTADKAQHVIYEDKVNGIYKRLNISLDGKYLLGGVMVGEASQYNNLLQYYKNNMLLPNALESLVFSEQKGDKPAGMGLEGLPDGALICSCEGVTKADICQAVNDGHESVDEIKKCTKAGTGCGGCVPMLKDLAAITLKAQGKAIHMEICEHFTYTRQQLYDLIKLEHLRAYDEVLEKHGKGDGCEVCKPVVSSLIASISNEMILRQNNDTAQDSNDRFLANIQKGGSYSVVPRIPGGEITPDKLLTIGTVAKKYNLYTKITGGQRIDMFGAHLSDLPLIWKELIDAGFESGHAYGKSLRTVKSCVGSTWCRFGLHDSVSFAIKIENRYKGLRTPHKIKSAVSGCIRECAEAQSKDFGIIATEKGWNLYVCGNGGSKPQHALLLAQDLDSDTCIRYIDRFLMYYIKTADPLTRTATWLNKLEGGIDYLRKVVVEDCLGKGLEWEAEMQAILEHYECEWKAAIEDPVIRKRFSHFVNAPEERDPTIEFVAMRDQKRVAEWQ, encoded by the coding sequence ATGAAAAAAATAATTGTCATTGGGAACGGCATGGTGGGTTATAAGTTTTGTGAAAAACTAGTAGCTAAAGCAGTAAAAGGGAGTTATCATATGACTGTTTTTGGGGAAGAGTCTCGCCCAGCATATGACAGAGTGCATTTGACCTCCTATATTAACGGCACCTCTGCAGCGGAGTTAACGCTCGCGTCTGAAGCATGGTATGAGAGCCATGGAATTGATCTCCATTTAGGAGATCCTGCCCGCAAGATAGACCGGACTGCTAAAACAGTTGTCACCGAAAAAGGACTGGAGTTGACATATGATATTCTGGTTATGGCAACGGGTTCAGCGGCTATGGTGCCACCCATTCATGGTGTGGAGAAAACAGGCGTTTTTGTATACCGAACCATAGATGATCTGGATAAGATCGTGGGTTATGCTGCGGGTGTTAAAAAAGCAGCTGTCCTGGGCGGCGGGTTATTAGGATTGGAAGCCGCCAAGGCAATGGTAGATATCGGGATTGAAAAGACTTATGTGATAGAATTTGCACCGAAATTGATGCCTCGTCAACTGGATGATACCGGAGGGGCTGTACTTCGTAGTAAATTATCTGCTTTAGGGCTGAGAGTGCATACCAGAAAGCATACTTATCAGGTATTGGGTAAGGACAGGATTACGGGTATTCAATTTGTGGATGAAAGCGAGCTTTCTGTGGATATGTTGGTCATTTCTACGGGAATCAACGCCAGAGATGAACTAGCAAGGGACGCAGGTCTACCGACCGGCACCCGAGGAGGTATTGTTGTGGATGATACAATGCGCACTGAAGATCCTGCTATTTATGCGATTGGAGAATGCGCTGCTCATGGTGGTATGATCTATGGATTAGTGGCGCCCGGGTATGATATGGCTGAAGTGGCCGTCACGCATATTATTATGCATCATTTAGATGGCGAAAAAAAGCAAAGACTTTTTACAGGCTTTGACATGAGTACAAAGCTAAAATTGATCGGTGTGGATGTGGCTAGTTTTGGTGATCCGTTTTTAACGGCTGACAAAGCACAGCATGTGATCTATGAAGATAAAGTCAATGGTATTTATAAACGGCTGAATATTTCTCTAGACGGAAAGTATCTGTTGGGAGGTGTTATGGTGGGAGAAGCTTCTCAGTATAACAACTTATTACAGTATTATAAAAATAATATGCTACTGCCCAATGCGCTTGAAAGCCTGGTGTTTTCAGAACAGAAAGGAGATAAACCGGCGGGCATGGGCTTAGAGGGATTACCCGACGGGGCCTTAATCTGTAGCTGTGAAGGCGTCACTAAAGCGGATATTTGCCAGGCTGTAAATGATGGGCATGAATCTGTAGATGAGATAAAAAAATGTACGAAGGCGGGCACCGGTTGCGGAGGTTGTGTTCCAATGCTGAAAGATCTGGCAGCCATTACATTAAAAGCACAGGGAAAGGCGATTCACATGGAAATCTGTGAACATTTTACATATACCCGCCAGCAGCTCTATGATCTGATTAAACTGGAACATTTGCGTGCATATGACGAAGTGTTGGAAAAACATGGTAAAGGCGATGGCTGCGAGGTCTGTAAGCCTGTTGTCAGTTCGCTGATTGCCAGTATTTCAAATGAAATGATCCTGCGCCAGAACAATGACACCGCTCAGGACAGCAATGACCGCTTTTTAGCCAATATTCAGAAAGGAGGATCTTATTCTGTTGTACCGCGGATCCCCGGCGGAGAGATCACTCCTGATAAATTACTGACTATTGGGACTGTAGCCAAAAAATACAATCTATATACGAAAATCACGGGCGGACAACGCATTGATATGTTTGGTGCCCATCTGAGTGATTTACCGCTTATCTGGAAAGAGTTGATTGATGCGGGGTTTGAGAGCGGACATGCTTATGGAAAATCGCTTAGAACAGTGAAGAGTTGCGTCGGCAGTACCTGGTGCCGCTTCGGGTTGCATGATAGCGTAAGCTTTGCAATCAAGATCGAAAACCGGTATAAAGGACTTAGGACTCCTCATAAGATCAAGTCTGCGGTGTCAGGGTGCATTCGGGAATGTGCGGAAGCTCAGAGCAAGGATTTCGGCATTATTGCAACAGAGAAGGGATGGAATTTATATGTATGTGGTAACGGTGGCAGTAAGCCGCAACATGCCTTGCTATTAGCACAGGACCTGGATAGCGACACCTGTATTCGTTATATAGACCGTTTTTTGATGTATTATATTAAAACTGCGGACCCATTGACCCGGACTGCCACATGGCTGAATAAACTGGAAGGAGGGATTGATTATCTGCGCAAAGTAGTGGTTGAAGATTGTCTTGGAAAAGGGCTTGAGTGGGAAGCTGAAATGCAGGCTATTCTGGAACACTACGAATGTGAATGGAAAGCCGCAATAGAGGATCCTGTAATCCGCAAACGCTTCTCTCATTTTGTCAATGCACCTGAAGAGAGAGATCCAACGATTGAGTTTGTTGCCATGCGTGATCAAAAAAGAGTCGCGGAGTGGCAGTAG
- the nirD gene encoding nitrite reductase small subunit NirD — translation MNNTEMTPSSTPWFFACQVGDVPRNGGVCVKRGTEQIALFHFARTDSWYATENLCPHRRQMALSRGMTGSAGEMQEPKVACPFHKKSFSLLSGKCLSGEHYQIKVYPVKVEAGNVYIGKDPIRQDIDASGEYLECAS, via the coding sequence ATGAATAATACAGAGATGACACCTAGCTCAACCCCTTGGTTTTTTGCCTGTCAGGTAGGGGATGTGCCACGAAATGGCGGTGTTTGCGTGAAGCGCGGAACTGAACAGATTGCCCTATTTCATTTCGCAAGAACGGATAGTTGGTATGCGACTGAGAACCTTTGTCCACATCGCCGTCAGATGGCGCTTAGCCGTGGAATGACGGGATCAGCCGGTGAAATGCAGGAGCCGAAGGTGGCCTGCCCTTTCCATAAGAAAAGTTTTTCGTTGCTTTCAGGTAAATGTCTGAGCGGTGAGCATTATCAGATAAAGGTATATCCCGTGAAGGTTGAGGCGGGCAATGTGTATATAGGCAAGGATCCGATCCGACAGGATATAGATGCGAGTGGAGAATACCTGGAATGCGCCTCTTAG
- a CDS encoding nitrate reductase, whose protein sequence is MPVSYKTTCCYCGVGCGITVHKDRNGALQVEGDKEHPVNRGMLCSKGMNLHYTVMDKTDRLLYPEMRYHKQMPRKRVSWETALERAARTFSAIIKKYGPESVAFYASGQCLTEEYYIVNKLVKGFIGCNNIDTNSRLCMSSAVAAYKMSLGEDSVPVCYDDIEETDLILVAGANPAWCHPIVWRRVEAAKAANPNLKIIVSDPRKTQSCALADIHLQITPGTDITLHHALARILIENGNIDWGFIHRHTEGFEDLQKKVMERSVEEAAAICAVAVEDIYATAAMIAEAKGLITMWTMGLNQSVRGVDKNLSLINLNLITGRIGRPGCGPFSLTGQPNAMGGREVGGLANILPAHRLLSSEADRLYVQQFWNGKPIKESPGLTATEMFEALETGTLKAIWIMGTNPLVSLPDVRKAESALSKAAFVVVQEISNQPETLHYADLILPAAAWAEKEGSMTNAERRITYLSQITEPPGEARPDAEILCDFARRMGFHGFDFESNEAIFLEHCRLTAGTNMDISGLDYSILKAKRSVQWPYPKDPVSQHTPRLFADGQFYTKSGKAMLYGPADLNESEALSDKLPLILTTGRIRDQWHTMSKTGKVNKLKQHIDRSFLEMHPEDARQRGIEEGMLVEVSGARGIVRVKAKITPDIKSGVVFLPMHWGKILGNDLNRANNITHCLLDKVSRQPDFKYAAVQVSRYVKPRQRILIVGAGAAAYGFVKRYRELNAYDDIEVFSKEDQPFYNRVMLPDYISGAQHWEQIVKMTEAEETDYRIQLHRGISIVNIDKAGKRIQDDRGNWHIYDILILATGSRPFILKDTPKMRGIFAMRTRGDADGFLRYLDRKAGKVVIIGGGLLGIELAGSLMEIGVPALILQRSSKLMDRQLDTLGCQLLHEELVERGIEVLFNEEVDRFVGDEKLTGLRLKSGNSITCQAVVMAIGTRPNIELAQLAGLTCKRGVVVNAYLETSAPDIFALGEIAEHNGRLYGITAAAEQQASIVASYLHGDIAHYYEGSLPMNLLKVHGIQVCSVGIADAPKGDTSFEEVIFIDRSKRYYKKCIVHQDRLVGAILIGDKTEFLEFKSLIENKTELSEKRLQLLRSGKPAEPVLGKIVCSCGNVGEGNIMNKIKDGYLDLKALFQASGAGQGCGSCRSEVQAILDRTLTTSLV, encoded by the coding sequence ATGCCGGTAAGTTATAAAACAACATGCTGTTACTGTGGTGTGGGGTGTGGCATTACTGTCCATAAAGACAGAAATGGTGCGCTTCAGGTAGAAGGAGATAAAGAGCACCCCGTAAACCGGGGGATGCTTTGTAGCAAAGGTATGAACCTTCATTATACGGTAATGGACAAGACGGATCGCCTGCTGTACCCTGAAATGCGTTATCATAAACAAATGCCCAGAAAAAGGGTAAGCTGGGAGACGGCCTTGGAAAGAGCCGCCAGAACATTCAGTGCAATCATTAAGAAATATGGTCCTGAAAGTGTCGCCTTTTATGCCTCCGGCCAGTGCCTGACCGAAGAATACTATATTGTCAACAAACTGGTTAAAGGTTTTATAGGCTGTAATAATATTGATACGAATTCAAGACTCTGCATGAGCAGTGCCGTGGCTGCCTATAAAATGAGTCTGGGTGAAGATAGTGTACCTGTTTGCTACGATGATATTGAAGAGACCGACTTAATTTTGGTAGCAGGAGCTAATCCTGCATGGTGTCATCCGATCGTCTGGCGCAGGGTAGAGGCGGCAAAAGCAGCTAATCCCAATCTTAAGATTATCGTCAGTGATCCCAGAAAAACACAAAGCTGTGCCTTGGCGGATATACATCTTCAAATAACGCCCGGAACAGATATTACACTCCACCATGCGCTGGCAAGAATCCTGATCGAAAACGGAAATATAGACTGGGGTTTTATCCATAGACATACGGAAGGATTTGAAGATCTTCAAAAAAAAGTGATGGAGCGCTCTGTGGAGGAGGCGGCCGCCATTTGCGCCGTTGCCGTTGAAGATATCTATGCAACCGCCGCCATGATCGCGGAGGCCAAAGGGCTGATCACCATGTGGACTATGGGGCTCAATCAGAGCGTAAGGGGTGTGGACAAGAATCTTTCGCTGATCAATCTGAACCTGATTACTGGCAGGATCGGCCGACCTGGTTGCGGTCCTTTTTCTCTCACCGGACAGCCCAATGCCATGGGGGGTAGGGAGGTAGGCGGACTCGCGAATATATTGCCGGCGCATCGGCTGCTATCCAGCGAGGCAGACAGGTTGTACGTGCAACAGTTCTGGAACGGAAAACCTATTAAGGAATCACCGGGGCTTACTGCAACAGAGATGTTTGAGGCGCTGGAAACCGGGACATTAAAAGCTATCTGGATCATGGGAACCAATCCACTCGTCAGCCTGCCTGATGTCCGTAAAGCGGAATCCGCCTTATCAAAGGCCGCTTTTGTTGTCGTGCAGGAGATCAGTAACCAACCCGAGACTTTGCATTATGCTGATCTGATATTACCTGCCGCCGCATGGGCAGAGAAGGAAGGCTCCATGACAAATGCTGAGCGAAGAATTACATATCTGAGCCAGATCACCGAACCGCCAGGGGAAGCCAGGCCCGATGCCGAGATACTTTGTGATTTTGCTAGAAGAATGGGGTTTCACGGATTTGATTTTGAAAGTAATGAAGCGATCTTTTTAGAGCACTGCAGGCTGACTGCAGGTACAAATATGGATATCAGCGGATTGGACTACAGCATTTTAAAAGCTAAAAGATCTGTCCAGTGGCCTTATCCTAAAGACCCGGTCAGCCAGCATACCCCCCGTTTATTTGCGGATGGTCAATTTTATACAAAATCAGGGAAAGCAATGCTTTACGGACCGGCTGATCTGAACGAATCGGAGGCGCTGTCTGATAAATTACCCCTGATCCTGACAACAGGCAGGATCAGAGATCAGTGGCATACCATGAGCAAAACCGGGAAAGTGAATAAGCTCAAACAACATATTGACCGTTCTTTTTTGGAGATGCATCCAGAGGATGCACGGCAAAGGGGCATAGAGGAAGGAATGCTTGTGGAGGTGTCCGGGGCCAGGGGCATTGTTCGTGTAAAGGCTAAAATCACGCCTGATATCAAAAGTGGTGTCGTGTTTTTGCCAATGCATTGGGGAAAGATACTGGGCAATGACCTAAACCGGGCAAATAATATTACACATTGTTTACTGGATAAAGTTTCCAGGCAACCGGATTTTAAGTATGCGGCCGTTCAGGTCAGCAGATATGTCAAGCCCCGTCAGCGGATCCTGATCGTTGGTGCCGGTGCTGCTGCCTATGGTTTTGTGAAGCGTTACCGGGAGCTCAATGCATATGATGATATCGAAGTGTTCAGCAAGGAAGATCAGCCATTTTATAATCGCGTCATGCTGCCTGATTATATCAGCGGAGCACAGCATTGGGAACAGATTGTCAAAATGACGGAGGCAGAAGAAACCGATTACCGGATACAGCTGCATAGAGGCATCAGTATTGTAAATATTGACAAGGCGGGAAAAAGGATACAAGATGATCGCGGCAATTGGCATATCTATGATATCCTGATCCTTGCTACCGGGAGCAGGCCTTTTATATTAAAAGATACCCCTAAAATGCGGGGCATTTTTGCCATGAGAACCCGCGGGGATGCAGATGGTTTTTTGCGCTATCTGGATCGCAAAGCGGGAAAGGTCGTGATTATTGGCGGTGGTCTATTGGGTATTGAACTGGCTGGTTCATTAATGGAAATAGGTGTTCCTGCACTGATTCTGCAACGCTCTTCTAAATTGATGGACCGCCAACTGGATACGCTGGGTTGTCAGTTACTGCATGAGGAACTAGTGGAACGGGGAATTGAGGTATTGTTCAACGAAGAAGTGGACCGATTTGTGGGGGATGAGAAATTAACAGGCCTCCGGCTTAAAAGCGGTAACAGCATCACCTGCCAGGCGGTAGTCATGGCTATAGGTACCCGCCCCAATATAGAGTTGGCACAGCTGGCAGGATTAACCTGCAAGAGAGGTGTCGTGGTGAATGCTTATTTAGAAACCAGTGCACCTGATATTTTTGCCCTGGGCGAGATCGCAGAACACAATGGTAGGCTTTATGGTATTACTGCGGCAGCTGAACAGCAGGCGAGTATTGTAGCCAGTTATCTTCATGGGGATATCGCCCATTATTATGAAGGGTCGCTGCCCATGAATTTACTGAAAGTACACGGTATCCAGGTGTGTTCGGTTGGCATTGCAGATGCTCCGAAGGGAGACACTTCCTTTGAAGAAGTGATCTTTATTGACCGCTCTAAAAGATATTATAAAAAGTGCATTGTCCATCAGGATAGGTTAGTCGGAGCGATTCTGATCGGTGATAAAACTGAGTTCCTGGAATTTAAAAGCTTGATCGAAAATAAAACGGAGCTCTCTGAAAAACGATTGCAACTGCTCAGGAGCGGTAAACCGGCGGAACCGGTACTCGGTAAGATTGTCTGTTCCTGTGGTAATGTAGGAGAGGGTAATATTATGAATAAAATTAAAGATGGATACCTGGATCTTAAGGCGCTTTTTCAGGCGTCAGGAGCGGGGCAGGGATGCGGAAGCTGCCGTTCAGAAGTGCAGGCCATCCTGGACAGAACCCTGACGACATCATTGGTCTAG
- a CDS encoding rubredoxin, with product MQKAKTYSVSFKGGIVSPGFLADILAVAATAGVKQLRLGLRQQLLIDIKQSYQAAFEKTCLTRGIMIEERHLASPGIMSAYPVIHFNQEDSWLREGVYKDVFDQFETPIRFKVNIVEFNQSFVPLYTGHINWITTEKPHYWRLALRLPNSGAVFYWPEWIYTNNIASVSRAIEEVLMDPALITGGDCVFFKKLLRRKLDSISYIYVPEENMEHTARFYLPYYEGFNKMDNSYWLGIYRRDEYFDLAFLREICELCQQSKIAEMYTTPWKSLIIKDIDPGSRPRWDRILGKYRVNVRHAANELNWQIEDQSEEGLSIKRAVIRHFDKEDVRTYGLCFGVQIKSHSTLFASVLIKKKVVRNPHRLKSLDRYDILHTADFNPNTQHWVLFREDVKKEFIGIYLVSLCKEFYSRTGEDQPVQSGNNTSKETEDVKAQKEVYQCNVCLSAYDPEQGDAAVGIPPGTDWEQLPSNYCCSVCGAEKPAFNPVHLGVLQYIDG from the coding sequence ATGCAGAAGGCAAAAACATATAGTGTTTCTTTTAAAGGAGGGATTGTCTCACCAGGATTCCTGGCAGATATCCTGGCAGTGGCAGCAACAGCGGGCGTAAAGCAATTGCGGTTGGGCTTAAGGCAACAGTTGCTTATCGATATAAAGCAAAGCTATCAGGCTGCATTTGAAAAAACATGCCTGACCAGGGGGATTATGATAGAAGAGCGGCATCTGGCCAGCCCGGGTATTATGAGTGCTTATCCTGTCATTCATTTTAATCAGGAAGATAGTTGGCTTAGAGAAGGGGTGTATAAAGACGTTTTTGATCAGTTTGAAACGCCTATACGCTTTAAGGTGAATATTGTTGAATTCAACCAGAGTTTTGTTCCCTTGTATACAGGACATATTAATTGGATCACGACTGAAAAGCCGCATTACTGGAGACTGGCATTGCGACTGCCGAATTCAGGAGCTGTGTTTTACTGGCCTGAGTGGATCTATACCAACAATATAGCTTCGGTGTCTAGGGCGATAGAAGAAGTTTTAATGGACCCTGCACTTATAACGGGTGGGGACTGTGTTTTTTTTAAGAAATTGCTTCGCCGGAAATTAGACAGTATCAGTTACATTTATGTACCTGAAGAAAATATGGAGCATACGGCGAGGTTTTACCTTCCTTACTATGAAGGGTTTAATAAAATGGATAACAGCTATTGGCTGGGGATCTATCGCCGGGATGAATATTTTGATCTGGCGTTTTTAAGGGAGATCTGTGAACTTTGCCAGCAATCAAAAATTGCGGAAATGTATACAACGCCCTGGAAGAGCCTAATCATTAAGGATATTGACCCTGGCAGCCGACCACGCTGGGATAGGATCTTGGGTAAATACAGGGTCAATGTCCGTCATGCAGCCAATGAACTGAACTGGCAGATAGAAGACCAGTCGGAGGAGGGACTCAGTATAAAAAGGGCGGTGATACGACATTTTGATAAGGAAGATGTGAGAACTTACGGGCTCTGCTTTGGCGTACAGATAAAATCGCATTCAACATTATTTGCCTCGGTATTGATTAAGAAAAAAGTAGTCCGCAATCCGCACAGGTTAAAGTCCCTGGATAGGTATGATATTCTCCATACGGCAGATTTTAACCCCAATACACAGCACTGGGTCCTCTTCAGGGAAGACGTCAAAAAGGAATTTATTGGAATCTATCTAGTTTCCTTATGTAAGGAGTTCTACAGCAGAACTGGTGAAGATCAGCCCGTCCAGTCGGGAAATAATACGTCAAAGGAAACTGAGGATGTAAAGGCACAAAAAGAAGTCTATCAATGTAATGTATGTTTAAGTGCCTATGACCCGGAACAGGGGGATGCAGCGGTCGGAATTCCTCCGGGAACGGACTGGGAGCAGTTGCCCAGCAATTATTGCTGTTCGGTCTGTGGCGCGGAAAAACCCGCATTTAATCCTGTACATCTCGGTGTATTGCAATATATTGATGGATAG
- a CDS encoding SelT/SelW/SelH family protein, translating to MKPIIEIEYCPKCGWLLRSAYIAQELLTTFTEELGGITLIPSAVSGRFEMRLDKKVIFDRKSYGGFADIKWLKMTVRDLVAKDKPLGHTERHN from the coding sequence ATGAAACCAATTATTGAAATTGAGTATTGCCCCAAATGTGGCTGGCTATTAAGGTCTGCATATATCGCACAGGAGTTATTGACGACTTTTACAGAGGAGTTGGGAGGGATTACACTTATCCCCTCTGCCGTAAGCGGACGTTTTGAAATGCGATTGGATAAGAAAGTGATTTTTGATCGTAAAAGTTACGGAGGTTTTGCGGATATCAAATGGCTTAAAATGACCGTGAGAGATTTGGTTGCCAAAGACAAGCCGCTTGGACATACGGAGCGCCATAATTGA